In a single window of the Pseudogemmatithrix spongiicola genome:
- a CDS encoding protein kinase domain-containing protein, whose amino-acid sequence MNIPDRLTTALEDRYRIERELGAGGMATVFLAADLKHDRKVAIKVLKPELAAVLGAERFVQEIKTTAALSHPHILPLFDSGEAGGFLYYVMPYIEGETIRERLNRETQLSVDEALRITREIADALDYAHRHGVIHRDIKPENILLHDGRAMVMDFGIALAVSAAAGGRMTETGLSLGTPHYMSPEQATADKDLTARSDVYSLASVCFEMLAGEPPHGGGSAQAIIMKIIAEPAPRVDKLRRNVPAHVTAALATALEKVPADRFATARAFSDALGNVHYRGTGAAVAAVSAPSGTRRIERVALAVASVTVVALAAWIAARPTVAPPVVAYRLATAGDALPDDRGPVAITSDGEQVIYAASGGVGSAVPHLWIKRRDSVDAVLIPGTDLVTAVAVSPNNQSLALIRGRSLTRVNLSGGASTVLARQAANVPRGVAWLEDGTILYVAHPGRMVRRVSSEGGEVDDLWSSDTLNVSGLAPLPGSSLVLFTGCAAPCAVPSLWALDLKTRSATFVTPDIRFVEPLPNGELLLVSSLTQVGWIASFDPRTLSVGVARRPVLDSVGTIGASSYLALSKSGTLVYRRGAAPGSGIYELVSIDRTGRVSAIDSSFSFRLTATAGDFGWRVSPDGRSLAIGLRTESGDDVWRKALPRGSLARVTFGQTAERRPSWTADGQHIVFVADDGVYLRRADGAGGDSLLLRGELNEASISADGRWLIVRRGAQGAVAGGRDILVRRLDVADTLTPLLATEFDEHSFELSPDGRWIVYVSNESGRDEVLVRPFPDVRGAKLPVSVAGGAAPRWSRDGLELYYVDPQFRLMAARFRGAASPEADEPQALFELPRAMAEIASSWFTPYDVTPDGRFVMVRSTMRIADESILSVRVIENWLSAVQGTRR is encoded by the coding sequence ATGAACATCCCTGATCGCCTGACGACCGCTCTGGAAGACCGCTACCGCATCGAGCGCGAGCTCGGTGCGGGCGGCATGGCTACGGTCTTCCTCGCCGCCGACCTGAAGCATGACCGAAAAGTCGCCATCAAGGTCCTGAAGCCGGAGCTGGCCGCCGTGCTCGGCGCCGAGCGCTTCGTGCAGGAGATCAAGACCACGGCCGCGCTCAGCCACCCGCACATCCTGCCCTTGTTCGACTCGGGCGAGGCGGGCGGCTTCCTGTACTACGTGATGCCGTACATCGAAGGCGAGACGATCCGCGAGCGCCTGAACCGCGAGACGCAGCTCAGCGTGGACGAGGCGCTGCGCATCACCCGGGAGATTGCCGACGCGCTGGACTACGCGCACCGACATGGCGTGATCCACCGCGACATCAAGCCCGAGAACATCCTGTTGCACGATGGGCGCGCGATGGTGATGGACTTCGGCATCGCGCTGGCGGTGAGTGCGGCCGCGGGCGGGCGGATGACCGAGACGGGGCTCAGCCTCGGCACGCCGCACTACATGAGCCCCGAACAGGCGACCGCGGACAAGGACCTCACGGCGCGCTCAGACGTCTACTCGCTCGCCAGCGTGTGTTTTGAGATGCTCGCCGGCGAGCCGCCGCACGGCGGGGGCTCGGCGCAGGCGATCATCATGAAGATCATCGCCGAGCCGGCGCCGCGCGTGGACAAACTGCGGCGGAACGTGCCGGCTCATGTGACGGCGGCGTTGGCGACGGCATTGGAGAAGGTGCCGGCGGATCGGTTCGCGACGGCGCGCGCGTTCAGCGATGCGTTGGGGAACGTGCACTATCGGGGCACGGGCGCTGCAGTGGCGGCGGTGTCAGCGCCGTCGGGCACCAGGCGGATTGAGCGCGTGGCGCTGGCGGTCGCGAGCGTTACGGTGGTGGCGCTCGCGGCATGGATCGCCGCTCGACCCACCGTGGCGCCTCCCGTGGTTGCGTATCGGCTCGCCACGGCAGGGGACGCGCTCCCGGACGATCGCGGGCCCGTCGCCATCACCTCGGACGGTGAACAAGTGATCTACGCAGCGAGCGGCGGGGTGGGCTCGGCTGTGCCGCACCTGTGGATCAAGCGCCGCGATAGCGTCGACGCCGTGCTCATTCCCGGCACCGATCTGGTGACGGCGGTCGCCGTCTCGCCGAACAACCAGTCCCTCGCGCTCATCCGCGGGCGGTCGCTCACGCGCGTGAACCTGTCGGGGGGTGCGTCCACGGTGCTCGCGCGCCAAGCGGCGAACGTTCCGCGCGGCGTGGCATGGCTCGAGGACGGCACGATCCTCTACGTGGCGCACCCGGGTCGGATGGTCCGTCGCGTCTCCAGCGAAGGCGGCGAGGTCGACGACCTGTGGTCGTCCGACACCCTGAACGTCTCGGGGCTCGCGCCGCTCCCGGGCAGCTCGCTCGTGCTCTTCACCGGGTGCGCGGCGCCGTGTGCCGTGCCCTCGCTCTGGGCGCTCGACCTCAAGACCCGTTCGGCGACGTTCGTGACCCCCGATATCCGCTTCGTCGAGCCGCTGCCGAATGGCGAGCTGCTGCTCGTGAGTAGCCTGACGCAGGTCGGGTGGATCGCGAGCTTCGACCCACGTACGCTCAGCGTCGGCGTCGCTCGGCGGCCCGTGCTTGACTCTGTCGGCACCATCGGGGCGTCGTCGTACCTAGCGCTGTCGAAGAGCGGCACCCTGGTGTATCGGCGCGGCGCTGCGCCGGGCAGCGGAATCTATGAATTGGTGTCCATCGACCGCACGGGCCGCGTGTCCGCGATCGATTCGTCGTTCAGTTTCCGGCTCACCGCCACGGCGGGAGATTTCGGCTGGCGCGTGTCGCCAGACGGGCGGAGTCTCGCGATCGGCTTGCGCACGGAGTCCGGCGACGATGTGTGGCGCAAGGCGCTGCCGCGTGGGTCGCTGGCTCGCGTCACGTTCGGCCAGACGGCGGAACGCCGACCGAGTTGGACGGCGGACGGTCAGCATATCGTCTTCGTGGCGGACGATGGCGTGTACCTGCGCCGCGCGGACGGCGCGGGTGGCGACTCGCTGTTGCTGCGCGGAGAGCTCAACGAGGCGTCGATCAGCGCCGATGGCCGGTGGCTCATCGTGCGGCGCGGGGCGCAGGGTGCCGTCGCCGGCGGGCGCGATATCTTGGTGCGCCGGCTCGACGTCGCCGATACACTCACGCCGCTCCTCGCGACCGAGTTTGATGAGCACTCGTTCGAACTCTCGCCCGACGGGCGGTGGATTGTGTATGTCTCGAACGAGAGTGGGCGTGACGAGGTCTTGGTACGCCCTTTTCCCGATGTGCGCGGGGCGAAGTTGCCCGTCTCGGTCGCCGGCGGTGCGGCGCCGCGCTGGTCGCGCGACGGACTCGAGCTCTACTACGTCGATCCGCAGTTCCGGTTGATGGCGGCTCGGTTCCGCGGCGCGGCGTCACCCGAGGCCGACGAGCCGCAGGCACTGTTCGAGCTGCCCCGCGCGATGGCCGAGATCGCTTCCAGTTGGTTCACGCCGTACGACGTGACGCCGGATGGCCGCTTCGTGATGGTGCGCAGTACGATGCGCATCGCGGACGAGAGCATCCTCTCAGTGCGCGTGATCGAGAACTGGCTGTCGGCGGTGCAGGGGACGCGGCGCTGA
- a CDS encoding protein kinase domain-containing protein, translating into MSDPAAALRDALRGRYDLREEIGRGGMAAVYAADDTRHGRRVAIKVLTTQESELREGERFSREIRLSASLSHPHIVPVFDSGIAAGRLHFVMPLIEGETLRARLQRETRLEVSTAVQIAREVADALEYAHGRGIVHRDIKPENVLLSHGHSLVADFGIALPSDGAAQGLTGTGLFVGTPDYISPEQLTDGSDVGPAADVYALGCMLFEMLTGTPPFRAATAQATLARRLTGTVPSLCAIRSDIPESLDHAVGRALALDPRDRHSSAAAFSAAMLDALSGARVAVPTLLSLVVRPFSAVGDAAETTEFADGLGEEVIGTLSKLSGLRVMSRSVSARLRGSAQTTAEIGREYGVRYIVSGSVRRSGQRVRVTTDIVDALLDVAVWSERFDGALDDPFDLQEQVARGIVEALHVALSPREDAKLAARPIRDPRVLDIARRANLDIMQFSFEGLQRAQALLQSGIALLGEQVPLLVAMANAEFQIVNGGFEPDPARCRAHRAEASRLLTRALEIDPENADALATLAWISASDADSAGAVRLARRALAAEPNHAFSLSLFGFLCAWFELLDEARDALDRLEAIDPWDMWGAYGRALETFAAGDLRASASHCERLVKIAPTPMASVVAGLTYAWMDNREAAIRIWDSLGDSTSEDLGWQLLRAARDAVRGDGRRALAMVGSWRDNPTVSEDSQWTLFLAEILAIAGEQDAALDMLRHAIDVGLVSWRYTAELSAVWNPQREAPAFQAEMLRLRERRETFLKAIEN; encoded by the coding sequence ATGTCTGATCCGGCCGCTGCCTTGCGGGATGCGCTCCGAGGCCGCTACGACCTCCGCGAAGAGATCGGACGCGGGGGAATGGCCGCGGTTTATGCGGCCGACGACACGCGGCACGGGCGGCGCGTGGCCATCAAAGTGCTGACGACCCAAGAGTCAGAGCTGCGCGAGGGAGAACGCTTCTCGCGCGAGATTCGGCTGTCGGCGAGCCTCAGCCACCCGCATATCGTGCCCGTGTTCGACTCTGGGATCGCGGCGGGCCGCCTGCACTTCGTGATGCCGCTGATCGAGGGAGAGACCCTGCGGGCGCGACTCCAACGCGAGACGCGCCTCGAGGTGAGCACGGCTGTGCAGATTGCCCGCGAGGTCGCTGACGCGCTCGAGTATGCCCACGGCCGGGGCATCGTCCATCGGGACATCAAGCCGGAGAATGTGCTGCTCTCCCACGGTCACTCGCTTGTGGCCGACTTCGGCATCGCATTGCCATCCGATGGCGCGGCGCAGGGGCTGACGGGCACCGGTCTCTTCGTGGGCACGCCGGACTACATCAGCCCGGAGCAGCTGACGGATGGCAGCGACGTCGGCCCCGCGGCCGACGTGTACGCCCTCGGCTGCATGCTGTTCGAGATGCTCACTGGGACTCCGCCGTTCCGTGCCGCAACCGCGCAGGCCACGCTTGCGCGCCGCCTCACGGGCACCGTACCGAGTCTGTGCGCAATCCGCAGCGATATCCCGGAGTCGCTCGACCACGCGGTTGGTCGCGCCTTGGCGCTGGACCCTCGCGATCGGCACAGCTCTGCCGCGGCGTTCAGCGCCGCGATGCTCGATGCCCTCAGTGGCGCGAGGGTCGCTGTGCCGACGCTCCTTTCGCTCGTGGTGCGGCCGTTCAGCGCGGTGGGCGATGCCGCCGAGACGACGGAGTTCGCCGATGGGCTCGGCGAGGAAGTGATCGGCACGCTGTCGAAGCTTTCGGGGTTGCGCGTGATGTCGCGCTCGGTCTCTGCGCGCCTGCGTGGCAGCGCGCAGACGACGGCCGAGATTGGCCGCGAGTACGGCGTCCGCTACATCGTGTCCGGCAGCGTGCGCCGCTCGGGCCAACGCGTGCGCGTCACGACCGATATCGTCGATGCCCTGCTGGACGTCGCCGTGTGGAGCGAGCGGTTCGACGGCGCGCTGGACGATCCGTTCGATTTGCAGGAGCAAGTCGCTCGCGGCATCGTCGAGGCCCTGCACGTGGCGTTGTCGCCGCGCGAGGACGCCAAGCTGGCAGCGCGTCCAATCCGCGATCCACGCGTGCTGGACATCGCTCGGCGAGCCAATCTCGACATCATGCAGTTCTCGTTCGAGGGCCTGCAGCGGGCGCAGGCGCTACTACAATCCGGAATCGCGCTGCTGGGGGAACAGGTCCCCCTCTTGGTCGCGATGGCCAACGCCGAATTCCAGATTGTGAATGGCGGATTCGAACCCGACCCGGCGCGCTGCCGCGCGCATCGGGCGGAGGCGTCGCGGCTCCTCACGAGGGCGCTGGAGATAGATCCCGAGAATGCGGATGCGCTCGCGACGCTCGCATGGATCTCGGCGAGCGATGCCGATTCCGCGGGTGCCGTGCGGCTCGCACGTCGCGCGCTCGCGGCGGAGCCGAATCACGCCTTTTCGCTCTCTCTGTTCGGCTTCTTGTGTGCGTGGTTTGAGCTGCTCGACGAGGCACGCGACGCGCTCGACCGCTTGGAGGCGATCGATCCGTGGGACATGTGGGGTGCGTACGGCCGCGCCCTCGAGACGTTCGCCGCAGGCGACCTCCGTGCGTCGGCCTCCCACTGCGAGCGACTCGTCAAGATTGCCCCGACGCCGATGGCCTCCGTGGTCGCGGGGCTCACCTACGCGTGGATGGACAATCGCGAGGCCGCGATCCGCATCTGGGACAGCCTCGGCGACTCGACCTCCGAGGATCTGGGCTGGCAACTGCTGCGTGCGGCGCGCGATGCCGTGCGAGGCGACGGCCGACGCGCGCTCGCGATGGTCGGGAGTTGGCGGGACAACCCGACCGTGAGCGAGGATTCGCAGTGGACGCTGTTCTTGGCCGAAATCCTCGCGATCGCCGGTGAGCAGGATGCGGCACTGGATATGCTGCGCCACGCCATCGACGTGGGGCTCGTCAGTTGGCGGTACACCGCCGAACTCAGCGCGGTGTGGAATCCACAGCGTGAGGCGCCGGCGTTTCAAGCCGAAATGCTTCGGCTACGTGAACGACGCGAGACGTTCCTCAAGGCGATCGAGAACTGA
- a CDS encoding amidohydrolase family protein produces MKSMQRILGGAAAALALSATVAAAQVRMTVPPQSQPVVLRGATIHTVTNGTITNGSIVLDGGKIIAIGQNVEVPRGARIVDVSGKHIYPGLIDAYSAVGITEIGAVDVSNDINEIGDFNPNVRAEVAVNAESRHIGTTRSAGVLVAMTTPGGGVISGLTSAMSLEGWTWEEMSMKGAAALNVNWPDPNARPRRFGGGGPPGGFPGAGPRPAPKTYAEQVQELRDFFAEARAYRDARAANQQMRTDTRYAAMIPVLNREIPVVVAAEGVAQINDAITWAKEENVRLIIRGGRDAIHVADRLKAENVPVILTATMAAPNRDYEGYDGAYSTPAQLFRAGVKFAIAGESGGLYSNRLPWDAGVAVAFGLPEEEALKAVTINAAEMLGVSDKVGSLEVGKQATLLITTGTPLDMTTNIEQAYIQGREIDMNDIQKHFFRKYMEKIKQQQGNIAM; encoded by the coding sequence ATGAAGAGCATGCAACGCATCCTCGGAGGCGCCGCCGCGGCGCTCGCCTTGAGCGCGACGGTCGCCGCGGCGCAGGTGCGCATGACGGTCCCGCCGCAGTCGCAGCCGGTCGTGCTGCGCGGTGCCACCATCCACACCGTGACGAACGGCACCATCACCAACGGCAGCATCGTGCTCGACGGCGGCAAGATCATCGCCATCGGCCAGAACGTCGAGGTGCCGCGCGGTGCGCGCATCGTCGATGTCTCGGGCAAGCACATCTACCCGGGCCTCATCGACGCCTACAGCGCGGTCGGCATCACGGAGATCGGCGCGGTCGACGTCTCGAATGACATCAACGAGATCGGCGACTTCAACCCGAACGTGCGCGCCGAAGTCGCCGTGAACGCCGAGAGCCGGCACATCGGCACGACGCGCTCGGCGGGCGTGCTCGTGGCCATGACCACGCCGGGCGGTGGTGTGATCTCGGGGCTGACCTCGGCGATGTCGCTCGAGGGCTGGACCTGGGAGGAGATGTCGATGAAGGGCGCCGCGGCACTCAACGTGAATTGGCCCGACCCCAACGCGCGTCCGCGTCGCTTCGGCGGCGGTGGCCCGCCGGGTGGCTTCCCGGGCGCGGGTCCGCGTCCGGCGCCGAAGACCTACGCCGAGCAGGTGCAGGAGCTGCGCGACTTCTTCGCCGAGGCGCGGGCGTACCGCGATGCCAGGGCGGCGAACCAGCAGATGCGCACGGACACGCGCTATGCGGCGATGATTCCCGTGCTCAACCGTGAGATTCCCGTCGTCGTCGCGGCCGAGGGCGTGGCGCAGATCAACGACGCCATCACCTGGGCCAAGGAAGAGAACGTCCGGCTCATCATCCGCGGCGGGCGCGATGCAATCCACGTCGCGGACCGCCTCAAGGCAGAGAACGTGCCGGTGATCCTCACGGCGACGATGGCCGCGCCGAACCGCGACTACGAAGGCTACGACGGCGCGTACAGCACGCCGGCGCAGCTCTTCCGCGCGGGCGTGAAGTTCGCCATCGCCGGCGAGTCGGGCGGCCTCTATAGCAACCGCCTACCCTGGGACGCCGGCGTGGCCGTCGCCTTTGGCCTGCCGGAAGAGGAGGCGCTCAAGGCGGTGACGATCAACGCCGCCGAGATGCTCGGCGTGTCGGACAAGGTCGGCTCGCTGGAGGTCGGCAAGCAGGCGACGCTGCTCATCACCACGGGCACGCCGCTGGACATGACGACGAACATCGAGCAGGCCTATATCCAGGGCCGCGAGATCGACATGAACGACATCCAGAAGCACTTCTTCCGGAAGTACATGGAGAAGATCAAGCAGCAGCAGGGGAATATCGCGATGTAG
- a CDS encoding protein kinase domain-containing protein produces the protein MSLSTERLSAALDGRYRIERELGAGGMATVYLAHDLKHDRKVAVKVLKPELAAVLGAERFVVEIKTTAALQHPHILPLFDSGEAGGFLYYVMPFIEGETLRDRLNRESQLGVDEAVRMACDIADALHYAHEHGVIHRDIKPENILLQNGRPMVADFGIALAVSAAAGGRMTETGLSLGTQHYMSPEQATAEKEITSRSDVYSLASVLYEMLTGNPPHTGATAQQIIMKIITEQAQDVTALRKSVPAHVADAVAQALEKLPADRFSSASAFAAALQGGSAPGTRVRAHGGSRVTAGGTAAVTGGPWRSVALVAAALAIAASLTAFWALGRARPAERVKFTYRPILPGNDRQWVDISSDGRSILQVVRDSNGTDLVAIRDLASATMRLVAGTEGARDPTFTPDGASIVFQTQGTIRRVPVGGGPSSVLVDSGYTSGLGIHPDGSLLLSALGRGLIRVRPGQRTQETITVLDSSRREFAHWYPEALPGGRVVIYTSYSSPANQSRIEAVDLESGEQTVLVRDAVFGRYVHTGHLLFARAGAVFAVRFDPKTLQTVGEAEPVIEDVYWSLTNGLAGFGVADNGTLVYIRASEAVVTKQVVWADRSGRVTPVLQEPGSWSEPRLSPDGRWIALTRTSPDQQIWLFDNTRRVLSQFSRFSDGIAFGPVWTPDSRALVFAREVPQYNIHRQRLDSQADEALIDTRHDKVPSSVSADGHRVVYYEVVSETRLTVTDLRTGASRQIGDSNLDGYTADFSPDGRWIAYDEFDAAGTVNTYVRLADGTGGRRQVSADGGDQPIFARNGREITYRKGDAVYAVSFESTSGEIGTPTLLFRLPDGGRLNGGRTRGYDVTPDGQRFLLIRPIDRPGAAPNVVITNWTDELRKKLPR, from the coding sequence ATGTCGCTCTCGACGGAACGCCTCTCCGCCGCCCTCGACGGTCGCTACCGCATCGAGCGCGAACTCGGCGCCGGCGGAATGGCAACCGTGTATCTCGCGCACGACCTGAAGCACGATCGCAAGGTAGCGGTGAAGGTCCTCAAGCCGGAACTCGCCGCCGTGCTCGGCGCCGAGCGTTTCGTGGTCGAGATCAAGACCACGGCCGCGCTGCAGCATCCGCACATCCTGCCGCTCTTCGACAGCGGCGAGGCGGGCGGCTTCCTCTACTACGTGATGCCCTTCATCGAGGGCGAGACGCTGCGCGACCGCCTGAACCGCGAGTCGCAGCTCGGTGTGGATGAAGCCGTACGCATGGCCTGCGACATCGCCGATGCGCTGCACTACGCGCATGAGCACGGCGTCATCCACCGCGACATCAAGCCGGAGAACATCCTGCTGCAGAACGGCCGCCCGATGGTGGCCGACTTCGGCATCGCGTTGGCGGTGAGTGCGGCGGCGGGCGGGCGGATGACGGAGACCGGCTTGAGCCTCGGGACGCAGCACTACATGAGCCCCGAACAGGCGACCGCCGAGAAGGAGATCACGTCGCGTAGCGATGTGTATTCGCTGGCGAGCGTGCTGTACGAGATGCTGACCGGCAACCCGCCGCACACCGGCGCGACGGCGCAGCAGATCATCATGAAGATCATCACCGAGCAGGCACAGGACGTGACGGCGCTGCGCAAGTCGGTGCCGGCGCACGTGGCGGATGCGGTGGCGCAGGCGTTGGAGAAGCTGCCGGCGGATCGATTCAGTTCGGCGTCCGCCTTCGCGGCGGCCTTGCAGGGTGGCAGCGCCCCGGGCACGCGGGTCCGGGCGCACGGGGGAAGCCGCGTGACCGCAGGCGGGACGGCCGCAGTCACCGGCGGCCCTTGGCGCAGCGTGGCGCTCGTTGCCGCAGCGCTGGCGATTGCTGCATCGCTGACCGCGTTCTGGGCGCTCGGCCGCGCGCGCCCCGCCGAGCGCGTCAAGTTCACGTATCGGCCCATCCTGCCCGGCAATGACCGCCAGTGGGTGGACATCTCCAGCGACGGCCGCAGCATCCTGCAGGTCGTGCGCGACTCGAACGGTACGGATCTCGTGGCCATCCGCGACCTCGCGTCGGCGACGATGCGCCTCGTCGCGGGCACCGAGGGCGCGCGTGATCCGACGTTCACGCCCGACGGCGCATCGATCGTCTTCCAGACCCAAGGCACCATCCGCCGCGTGCCCGTCGGTGGCGGTCCGTCCTCCGTGTTGGTGGACTCCGGCTACACCTCCGGCCTCGGGATCCATCCCGATGGCAGCCTGCTGCTCTCGGCGCTCGGCCGCGGATTGATCCGGGTACGGCCGGGCCAACGCACGCAGGAGACGATCACGGTCCTCGACAGCTCGCGACGCGAGTTCGCGCATTGGTACCCGGAGGCCCTGCCGGGCGGTCGCGTCGTGATCTACACCTCGTACAGCAGCCCGGCGAATCAGTCGCGCATCGAGGCGGTGGATCTGGAGTCCGGCGAGCAGACGGTGCTCGTCCGCGACGCCGTCTTCGGACGCTACGTACACACGGGCCATCTCCTGTTCGCCCGCGCCGGTGCGGTCTTCGCCGTCCGCTTCGACCCCAAGACCTTGCAGACCGTCGGCGAGGCGGAACCGGTCATCGAGGATGTGTACTGGAGCCTGACCAACGGCCTCGCCGGGTTCGGCGTCGCGGACAACGGCACGCTCGTGTACATCCGCGCCTCGGAGGCCGTCGTCACCAAACAGGTGGTGTGGGCCGACCGCAGCGGCCGCGTCACCCCCGTGCTGCAGGAGCCGGGCAGCTGGTCCGAGCCGCGGCTCTCGCCGGATGGGCGCTGGATTGCCCTCACCCGCACCTCGCCGGACCAGCAGATCTGGCTGTTCGACAACACGCGGCGCGTGCTCTCGCAGTTCAGCCGATTCTCCGACGGCATCGCGTTCGGGCCGGTGTGGACGCCGGACTCGCGCGCCCTCGTGTTCGCCCGCGAAGTGCCGCAGTACAACATCCATCGCCAGCGCCTCGACTCACAGGCCGACGAGGCGCTGATCGACACGCGGCATGACAAGGTGCCGTCGAGCGTGTCGGCTGACGGCCATCGAGTCGTGTACTACGAGGTCGTCAGCGAGACGCGTTTGACCGTGACGGACCTTCGCACGGGAGCCTCGCGGCAGATCGGCGACAGCAACCTCGACGGGTACACCGCCGATTTCTCCCCGGACGGCCGCTGGATTGCCTATGACGAGTTTGACGCGGCTGGGACGGTGAACACCTATGTGCGTCTGGCGGACGGAACCGGCGGACGTCGCCAGGTTTCTGCTGACGGTGGCGACCAGCCGATCTTCGCGCGCAACGGCCGCGAGATCACGTATCGCAAGGGCGATGCGGTGTACGCGGTGTCCTTCGAGTCCACGTCGGGGGAGATCGGCACACCGACCCTGCTCTTCCGACTACCAGATGGCGGGCGGCTGAACGGCGGACGGACACGAGGCTACGACGTGACGCCGGACGGCCAGCGCTTCCTGTTGATCCGCCCCATCGACCGGCCTGGGGCGGCGCCGAACGTCGTGATCACCAACTGGACGGACGAGCTGCGGAAGAAGTTGCCGCGCTAG